The following are from one region of the Littorina saxatilis isolate snail1 linkage group LG2, US_GU_Lsax_2.0, whole genome shotgun sequence genome:
- the LOC138952774 gene encoding protein rolling stone-like, whose translation MSNVTVESKTSPMSPKTIEMPDVTSCVAIPVKSAQTIEITNIRLATCDKGESPKSVDTSRETCVGMLRNEFRLQNFGISPPTPRLLVSDQWGCPTMYLGWRVGMALYHLAWCLYDWIHDALTTERPGTWLVYLTNWSFLLLTAHTLLAAFVVLKTFPDKGLDGGRILWCIKISWVLYEVATVASIMVTLLFFTFIFNGKSSKTASLIITIISNSIVIIIIIIIIIIIIIIIIIIIIIIIIIIIGGNGLVDKTPASQAQSQGTLSAESQEKHIWNSVYIIVEFCITATPIRLLHAIYPMAYALIYITFTLIYWAAGGVNSEGKTYIYSTLNWDNVKSTLPLVVGVVFFAVPLLQAIIWSGFLLRITIRRHCVRRQHAETSGGGV comes from the exons ATGTCTAACGTAACAGTTGAGTCAAAGACGTCACCAATGTCTCCGAAAACAATTGAGATGCCTGACGTGACTTCCTGCGTCGCAATACCAGTAAAGTCTGCACAAACAATTGAGATAACTAACATTAGGTTGGCTACATGTGACAAAGGAGAGAGTCCCAAGTCGGTTGATACCTCGCGAGAAACTTGTGTTGGCATGCTGAGAAATGAGTTCAGGCTCCAAAACTTTGGCATCAGTCCTCCCACACCTCGGCTTCTTGTGTCAGATCAG TGGGGCTGCCCGACCATGTACTTGGGGTGGCGGGTGGGGATGGCCCTGTACCACCTGGCCTGGTGCCTCTATGATTGGATTCACGATGCTCTGACCACTGAGCGGCCCGGTACCTGGCTGGTGTACCTCACCAACTGGTCATTCCTCCTCCTCACTGCCCACACTCTTCTCGCTGCTTTCGTTGTCCTCAAAACCTTTCCAGACAAAGGCTTGGATG GTGGTCGAATCCTTTGGTGTATCAAAATCTCCTGGGTTCTCTATGAGGTTGCCACTGTTGCAAGCATCATGGTCACACTTCTGTTTTTCACTTTCATCTTTAATGGTAAGTCGTCCAAAACAGCTAGtctcatcatcaccatcatcagcaACAGcatcgttatcatcatcatcatcatcatcatcatcatcatcatcatcatcatcatcatcatcatcatcatcatcatcatcatcatcatcgggggcaatggcctagtggataagacgcctGCCTCCCAAGCGCAa TCTCAAGGTACGTTATCTGCTGAAAGTCAAGAAAAGCATATCTGGAATTCTGTCTACATCATTGTGGAATTTTGCATCACGGCCACACCCATACGTCTCCTGCACGCCATTTACCCTATGGCGTATGCTCTCATATACATTACTTTCACCCTCATCTACTGGGCCGCCGGCGGAGTGAACTCCGAAGGAAAAACATACATCTACTCAACTTTGAACTGGGACAACGTCAAAAGCACATTGCCGCTGGTTGTTGGGGTTGTATTTTTTGCCGTACCGCTTTTGCAAGCTATTATATGGTCGGGTTTTTTGCTGAGGATTACGATTCGCCGACATTGTGTTCGAAGACAGCATGCGGAGACGTCTGGTGGCGGGGTTTGA